Proteins co-encoded in one Sulfolobales archaeon genomic window:
- a CDS encoding ATP-dependent DNA helicase — protein MAEEFFPHTSFRPGQREVLKRIREELASTRILILRAPTGFGKTAVGIATGMMRPPAIHSVRTRNEITPVLRDLKKLSKRVRGVRYSFIHSAHAMCPLLSDKKIDPEDFWLNCQILREMGLCSYYIKSLSIAEEDIEDILATSENHVECVKRISRELGACPFFSLARLARSSDYVVATYPYVFSRDLFSTIYPDEDPGEFSAIIDEAHIIIDPSSIFSSEISVTRIRSSVNEVREYLGGDPFTEDLMERIARLVEEKARDEKLRRIDRASMGIDSDSIEHLIDIALEVKKRAIERILSRGSVSDAASKRVSMVKVALSLALLEDSRFEAFAYRDGQNAWLKISAVDHSVVSEALQAYRSTLLMSGTPPSKEYIERILGLGGVSYIDAMEAGAWSPYTNMAVILTSQLTSRYIERGDTMYKLYSEYIDALDSLVKGVKLIVYPSYNFMRKVVEKLGWRGYIEDRGSTIEDLEEGVRADGLIHVVAGGKLSEGIELVENGRSLIKSVFIAGVPYPQRDDYIEELLKNMRRKVPDREAWDYVYNMASSIRAMQAIGRSVRSEEDRALIVLGDRRFMAQEVRKYMGIRIGRIARNIVEFKSLVRLVAENFL, from the coding sequence GTGGCTGAAGAGTTCTTCCCACACACCAGCTTTAGGCCGGGCCAGAGGGAGGTTTTAAAGAGGATCAGAGAGGAGCTAGCCTCCACAAGGATTCTGATCCTAAGGGCCCCCACAGGTTTTGGCAAAACAGCTGTGGGGATAGCAACGGGGATGATGAGGCCACCAGCTATACATTCTGTGAGGACTAGGAACGAGATAACACCTGTCCTCAGGGATCTCAAGAAGCTCTCTAAAAGGGTTAGAGGTGTTAGATACAGCTTCATACATTCCGCCCATGCAATGTGCCCCCTTCTAAGCGATAAGAAGATAGATCCTGAGGATTTCTGGCTGAACTGCCAGATCCTCAGGGAGATGGGTCTATGTAGCTACTATATAAAATCCCTCTCCATAGCTGAAGAGGATATCGAGGATATACTGGCTACCTCAGAGAACCATGTAGAGTGTGTAAAGCGAATCTCTAGAGAGCTAGGTGCATGCCCCTTCTTCTCCCTCGCAAGGCTTGCTAGAAGCTCTGACTATGTTGTTGCTACATATCCATATGTATTTTCAAGAGATCTGTTTTCCACAATCTATCCAGATGAGGATCCAGGTGAGTTTTCAGCTATAATAGATGAGGCACATATAATCATAGACCCCTCATCTATATTCTCATCAGAGATAAGCGTTACAAGGATAAGATCCTCTGTAAACGAGGTCAGAGAATACCTAGGCGGAGACCCCTTCACAGAAGACCTTATGGAGAGGATAGCGAGGCTTGTCGAAGAAAAGGCGAGGGATGAGAAGCTGAGGAGAATAGATAGGGCTTCCATGGGTATAGATAGCGATTCTATAGAACATCTAATCGATATAGCTTTAGAGGTTAAGAAGAGGGCTATAGAGAGGATCCTTTCTAGAGGCTCTGTGAGTGATGCAGCATCTAAAAGGGTCTCCATGGTAAAGGTAGCCCTATCACTAGCGTTGCTCGAGGATAGCAGGTTTGAGGCATTTGCATATAGAGATGGGCAGAACGCGTGGCTGAAGATCTCAGCTGTGGATCATAGCGTTGTCTCAGAAGCCCTTCAAGCATATAGATCTACACTGCTTATGTCAGGCACACCCCCCTCTAAAGAGTATATAGAGAGGATCCTTGGCCTGGGAGGGGTATCATATATAGATGCTATGGAGGCAGGCGCGTGGTCGCCATATACAAATATGGCTGTGATACTTACTAGCCAGCTGACATCGAGGTACATCGAAAGGGGGGATACGATGTATAAGCTCTACTCGGAATATATAGATGCCCTCGATAGCCTCGTAAAAGGGGTTAAGCTAATAGTATATCCCAGCTATAACTTCATGAGAAAGGTTGTTGAGAAGCTCGGCTGGAGGGGATATATAGAGGATAGAGGATCCACAATAGAAGATCTCGAAGAGGGGGTTAGAGCAGACGGGCTAATCCATGTTGTAGCAGGTGGAAAGCTATCTGAGGGGATAGAGTTGGTGGAGAATGGGAGATCCCTTATAAAATCAGTCTTCATAGCAGGTGTACCATATCCCCAGAGAGACGATTATATCGAGGAGCTTCTCAAGAATATGAGGAGAAAGGTCCCTGATAGAGAGGCTTGGGACTATGTATATAATATGGCGTCATCGATAAGAGCTATGCAGGCGATAGGAAGATCTGTTAGGAGTGAGGAGGATAGAGCATTGATAGTGCTGGGCGACAGAAGATTCATGGCTCAAGAGGTGAGGAAATATATGGGCATCAGAATCGGGAGAATAGCTAGGAATATTGTGGAATTCAAATCTCTGGTGAGGCTTGTTGCAGAGAACTTCTTATAG
- a CDS encoding branched-chain amino acid ABC transporter permease — MADILSLVIDTIPFIAIFSVISLSLNLEYGYAGLPNFGKVLPILGGAIVAGSLVPRMIQVVFVDAPKTDYIFNNGPASVELQAYMNTHPANSLLMMLLGMAIAICFGAFLGYIAVLPAFKLREDYLAITLIAIAEIFRAINRNYDPILNGTRGVSVPDPLGWLGPKSWVYLYVSSLLLIASLLFTSYMLRTPFGRALRAMRENELAAESLGINTRSLRVKAMVVGSAIAAAAGYIDTMYSGGLTVDKYDRYLYTFIPWLMVLMGGAGNNLGVIIGVSIYWASSRAINFYKEQILSGISWILNIWGTPVDVSWFDVTRIERLVFAIVIILILYLRPQGILPEKPIETPGYRYVASIFKGRAIRSGEEDEGSGRG; from the coding sequence GTGGCAGATATACTGAGCCTCGTTATAGATACAATACCGTTTATAGCTATATTCTCTGTGATCTCATTATCCCTTAACCTAGAGTATGGATATGCAGGGCTCCCTAACTTCGGTAAGGTTCTACCGATCCTTGGTGGGGCTATCGTAGCAGGATCCCTAGTGCCGAGAATGATCCAGGTGGTGTTTGTTGATGCACCTAAAACAGATTATATATTTAATAATGGCCCAGCCTCTGTGGAGCTACAGGCATATATGAACACACACCCAGCGAACTCGCTGCTTATGATGCTCCTGGGCATGGCAATAGCTATATGCTTCGGAGCATTCCTAGGCTATATAGCTGTGCTCCCAGCTTTCAAGCTTAGGGAGGACTATCTAGCTATAACGCTCATAGCAATAGCAGAGATATTCAGGGCTATTAATAGGAACTACGACCCCATATTAAATGGGACTAGAGGAGTATCTGTGCCAGATCCGCTTGGCTGGCTAGGGCCAAAATCCTGGGTATATCTATATGTATCATCACTGCTTCTAATAGCATCTCTCCTCTTCACAAGCTATATGCTCAGAACACCGTTTGGAAGAGCTCTAAGGGCTATGAGGGAGAACGAGCTCGCAGCGGAGAGTCTAGGTATCAACACAAGATCTCTGAGGGTTAAAGCAATGGTGGTAGGCTCTGCTATTGCTGCAGCAGCTGGATACATAGATACCATGTACTCCGGCGGGTTGACAGTAGATAAATACGATAGGTATCTATATACATTCATACCATGGCTAATGGTATTGATGGGTGGTGCCGGTAATAATCTGGGTGTGATAATAGGTGTCTCTATATATTGGGCATCATCGAGGGCGATTAACTTCTATAAAGAGCAGATACTCTCAGGAATATCTTGGATCCTCAATATATGGGGAACCCCCGTTGATGTGAGCTGGTTCGATGTCACAAGGATTGAAAGACTCGTTTTCGCAATAGTAATTATACTAATCCTCTATCTAAGGCCTCAAGGCATACTTCCAGAAAAGCCTATCGAGACCCCTGGCTATAGATATGTGGCATCTATATTCAAGGGAAGAGCTATAAGAAGTGGAGAGGAGGATGAAGGTAGTGGTAGAGGCTAG
- a CDS encoding branched-chain amino acid ABC transporter permease: MPGLGDAASCLAGIASIQFQQLIGFLFYMGILSLMGLGLTLMYQTTKVPNFAYGFYVGLGMYVAFLGHPKILNVMPPYPLAPLAFILGGIASLATYLLVIKPLSSRGASIVQLMIATIAVDLFGSTIIYILTDYYYYVYKIYTAKGFLFRSDDIVVIANPQITAAPLIVLALLAALISLLYIFINKTKLGIAMRAAIENPGLAEILGIPTSRIYIFSWFLAGALGGLAGLFYPMWFYVDPSVPARILITIFAVSIAGGLSSIYGPFLGALLVAYAESILPSQIYGCLYSIGYQGAGEILKYGFVFPMILIVLFIAFAPTGLAPAVSRAANKLSSIIRR; encoded by the coding sequence ATGCCCGGTTTAGGAGATGCGGCCTCCTGCCTTGCTGGAATTGCTAGTATACAGTTTCAACAGTTAATAGGGTTTCTATTTTACATGGGTATTCTAAGCCTTATGGGGCTAGGGTTAACGCTCATGTATCAAACAACTAAGGTCCCCAACTTTGCATATGGCTTCTATGTAGGGCTTGGTATGTATGTAGCTTTTCTCGGACACCCAAAGATCCTTAACGTTATGCCACCATATCCTCTAGCCCCTCTCGCCTTTATCCTGGGTGGGATCGCGTCTCTAGCAACATATCTCTTGGTTATAAAGCCTCTATCGTCTAGGGGTGCCTCGATTGTTCAGCTCATGATAGCTACAATAGCTGTAGATCTATTTGGATCTACTATTATATATATTTTAACAGATTATTATTATTACGTGTATAAGATCTATACGGCCAAGGGATTCCTCTTCAGATCAGATGATATAGTGGTTATCGCTAATCCACAGATAACAGCTGCACCACTAATAGTTCTAGCCCTTCTAGCAGCACTTATATCGCTACTATATATCTTCATCAATAAAACTAAGCTGGGCATAGCTATGAGGGCAGCTATTGAGAACCCCGGGCTTGCAGAGATATTGGGAATACCTACTAGCAGGATATATATATTCTCGTGGTTCCTAGCAGGCGCGCTCGGAGGACTGGCAGGGCTTTTCTATCCAATGTGGTTCTATGTAGATCCCAGCGTCCCAGCCAGGATATTAATTACCATATTCGCTGTAAGCATAGCTGGTGGGCTCTCAAGCATCTACGGCCCTTTCCTAGGGGCGCTGCTGGTGGCATATGCGGAATCAATACTACCGTCCCAGATCTATGGATGTCTATATTCAATAGGTTATCAGGGCGCTGGCGAGATCCTGAAATACGGCTTTGTCTTTCCAATGATCTTGATAGTGTTGTTCATAGCATTTGCACCAACAGGCCTAGCCCCAGCGGTATCTAGAGCTGCTAATAAGCTCTCATCAATTATTAGGAGGTGA
- a CDS encoding ABC transporter substrate-binding protein: MKSSVGVSATQAIIYIVLLVVGIAAGYAIGGSVAAPPAKVVTVTQPGGVSTVTAMVTTTIATTVTPVAGLRGEILIGALLPLSGDLASEGPLNRVAAEMAIEDLNSYVKALGLPITFRLLVEDSATDPTTALNKLQSLYARGVRAVVGPMTSAEVRNLKSYADGNKIVICSQSSTAPDLAVPDYIFRDVPNDRYQGRALARLMYDYGIRYVYILYRNDAWGKGLADATAARFKEIGGTVLASVGYDPKKGDFSSELGAAASTVRDAINRYGASKVGVLLISFEEGGVITAQAGGYSELMSVTWFGSDGTALNSKILEQAGTQLAKVKHLATIFAPTQSPKFMDFVNRFKSRTGEYPGTYPATAYDCVWLLGLAIIQAGKYDGEAIKNAMIPVSRTYFGVSGWTILDDNGDRAGGDYDVWAVVIKDGKPTWERVALVDVGADSVTWFKKI, translated from the coding sequence TTGAAGAGCTCAGTTGGTGTATCAGCTACACAAGCTATAATATATATAGTGTTACTCGTAGTTGGGATTGCTGCAGGCTATGCCATAGGAGGATCTGTTGCAGCTCCACCAGCTAAAGTGGTTACAGTGACACAGCCTGGAGGCGTCTCTACCGTAACAGCTATGGTTACAACAACTATAGCCACAACTGTAACTCCTGTTGCAGGCCTTAGAGGAGAGATCCTTATAGGGGCATTGCTACCGCTAAGCGGTGATCTAGCAAGCGAGGGGCCTTTAAATAGGGTTGCTGCTGAGATGGCTATCGAGGATCTGAATAGCTATGTGAAGGCCCTGGGTCTTCCAATAACATTCAGACTTCTTGTAGAGGATAGCGCTACAGATCCCACAACAGCTCTCAACAAGCTCCAATCACTATATGCCAGAGGCGTTAGAGCCGTTGTAGGCCCTATGACAAGTGCTGAGGTTAGGAATTTGAAGAGCTATGCAGATGGAAATAAGATAGTTATCTGTAGCCAGTCCTCTACAGCACCTGATCTTGCGGTACCTGACTATATATTTAGGGATGTTCCCAACGATAGGTACCAGGGTAGAGCTCTTGCAAGGCTCATGTATGACTATGGAATACGATATGTGTATATACTCTATAGGAATGATGCATGGGGTAAGGGGCTTGCAGATGCTACAGCAGCTAGGTTTAAAGAGATAGGAGGTACTGTGCTTGCCAGCGTGGGATATGATCCTAAGAAGGGTGATTTCTCATCCGAGCTGGGCGCGGCAGCGTCAACAGTTAGGGATGCGATTAATAGATATGGAGCCTCAAAGGTAGGGGTTCTATTGATAAGCTTCGAGGAGGGAGGAGTTATAACAGCACAAGCAGGCGGGTATTCAGAGCTTATGAGCGTTACATGGTTCGGAAGTGATGGCACAGCGCTAAACTCAAAGATCCTGGAACAGGCGGGTACACAGCTAGCTAAGGTAAAACACCTAGCAACGATCTTCGCCCCTACACAGAGCCCCAAGTTCATGGACTTCGTCAATAGGTTTAAGAGCAGGACAGGCGAATATCCAGGGACATATCCAGCTACAGCCTATGATTGTGTCTGGCTGCTGGGGCTAGCAATAATACAAGCTGGGAAATACGATGGAGAGGCGATTAAGAATGCCATGATACCTGTTTCAAGAACATATTTCGGAGTGTCTGGGTGGACAATATTAGATGATAATGGGGATAGAGCTGGAGGAGACTACGATGTATGGGCAGTTGTTATCAAGGATGGTAAGCCAACATGGGAGAGAGTTGCTCTAGTAGATGTCGGCGCTGATAGTGTAACATGGTTTAAGAAAATATAG
- a CDS encoding 6-hydroxymethylpterin diphosphokinase MptE-like protein produces MRWDLIRTSELYRMVLNDLGFDLDLEWEASQMACLVARSIGVRDPLDIMQEIKRAVLGRKVYVVGAGPSALKNYTRIERGSCVFCADGACSLLKDLEDVIPVSITDLDGGVKPAELVFNRGGYIVIQIHGDNYRNIPHILDYLRRWRERVVFTTQVCYPCPELTMIPGFTDGDRAFVLAKALGASEITQIGMDLDSELSTYLSKSIYGENSPATISKIRKLRWGHRIIGGLYLNTII; encoded by the coding sequence TTGCGCTGGGATCTGATTAGGACATCGGAGCTGTATAGGATGGTTTTAAATGATCTAGGATTTGATCTAGATTTGGAGTGGGAGGCTTCTCAAATGGCATGCCTAGTTGCGAGGAGCATAGGTGTGAGGGATCCTTTAGATATAATGCAGGAGATCAAGAGGGCGGTTCTAGGGAGAAAGGTATATGTAGTTGGAGCGGGGCCTAGCGCTCTGAAGAACTATACAAGGATAGAGAGGGGGTCATGTGTTTTCTGTGCGGATGGCGCTTGCTCCCTTTTAAAGGATCTAGAGGATGTTATACCAGTATCTATTACTGATCTAGATGGTGGTGTTAAACCAGCCGAGCTTGTATTTAATCGCGGTGGCTACATAGTCATTCAGATACATGGGGATAACTATAGGAATATCCCGCATATCTTAGACTATCTCAGGAGATGGAGGGAAAGAGTTGTTTTTACAACACAGGTTTGCTACCCATGCCCAGAGCTAACAATGATCCCGGGATTTACGGATGGCGATAGAGCCTTCGTTCTTGCCAAAGCCCTTGGAGCTTCGGAGATCACTCAAATTGGAATGGATCTTGATTCTGAGCTCTCAACATATCTCTCGAAGAGTATATATGGTGAGAACAGCCCAGCAACCATATCAAAGATCCGAAAACTGCGCTGGGGACATAGGATCATCGGTGGGCTCTATCTAAACACTATTATATAG
- a CDS encoding PqqD family protein yields the protein MISHDMKPLRQGEHVGMEGENYIIALSEDEAYALNPAAYYIWTLCDGVRTVDEIISKVANDLKLDVSEVESPVEAILEALSQAKLVVFGETSTPPPSEEAEEQDLESDDL from the coding sequence ATGATTAGCCATGATATGAAGCCCTTAAGGCAGGGAGAGCATGTTGGGATGGAGGGGGAGAACTATATTATAGCTCTAAGCGAGGATGAGGCCTACGCGCTTAACCCAGCTGCTTACTATATATGGACACTATGTGATGGGGTTAGAACTGTTGATGAGATAATAAGTAAGGTTGCTAACGATCTAAAGCTAGATGTGTCGGAGGTAGAGTCTCCAGTAGAGGCTATCTTAGAGGCTCTCTCACAAGCCAAGCTAGTTGTATTTGGGGAGACCTCCACACCTCCCCCCTCCGAAGAGGCCGAGGAGCAGGATTTAGAATCAGATGATCTATAA
- a CDS encoding OB-fold nucleic acid binding domain-containing protein, translated as MDPKSNPNPSPKISELKPGIENINIRGRIISVSPPRTIQTKSGLRTISEAVIGDETGRVKVTLWGKHAGTLKEGEAVEIRNAWTSAYKGEVQVNVSSKTELQVIDDNEVPPIDQIPEEFVKAPEDYRPQRAGGFRGGRGPRRGGFRRGGE; from the coding sequence TTGGATCCGAAATCGAATCCGAATCCAAGTCCGAAGATAAGTGAATTGAAACCAGGTATCGAGAATATAAATATAAGGGGGAGGATAATATCGGTCTCCCCACCAAGGACAATCCAGACCAAGAGCGGGCTTAGAACTATAAGCGAGGCTGTGATCGGTGATGAGACAGGGAGGGTTAAGGTAACTCTATGGGGTAAGCATGCTGGGACACTCAAGGAGGGAGAGGCTGTAGAGATAAGGAATGCCTGGACCTCGGCCTATAAGGGAGAGGTTCAGGTTAATGTGAGCTCTAAGACAGAGCTACAGGTTATAGATGATAATGAGGTACCGCCTATAGATCAGATACCTGAGGAGTTTGTAAAAGCTCCAGAGGACTATAGACCTCAGAGGGCAGGTGGCTTTAGAGGGGGAAGAGGGCCTAGAAGGGGAGGGTTTAGAAGGGGTGGTGAGTAA
- a CDS encoding cation diffusion facilitator family transporter — protein sequence MKLDERHPILISILFNIVAIVVKALIFSNTLSRAVYSEIFHSIGDTSNSLTLYIGTRASSAKPSPRYPFGIGKALYLSSLFSSIILGGSIFYMIIAENLRIYSSAETYIAISSGHLYWLYMLALSSFDTITLILSVKIMRAREGRAIVLAPLVLEDLMGISGNIMASASLILSNIAVDLALSSVIAFITLAGSIHIGYRSIEALLGHSAPKEVIARIVKISLSIPGVVDVNDVKTMLIDPDRYLAIVQIEVKEDMTIKEVEEIKEEIVDSIKKNLPEIRYLILDIVKPKEPAKSYVSLLREIKEI from the coding sequence TTGAAGCTTGATGAGAGGCATCCCATATTAATATCGATCCTGTTCAACATAGTTGCTATAGTAGTTAAGGCGTTGATCTTCAGCAACACATTATCTAGAGCAGTTTACTCAGAGATCTTCCACTCAATTGGTGACACATCTAACAGCCTAACCCTATATATAGGGACTAGAGCATCTAGTGCTAAGCCCTCGCCCAGATATCCTTTTGGAATTGGGAAAGCCCTGTATCTCTCAAGCCTCTTCTCCTCCATAATACTGGGGGGCTCTATATTCTATATGATCATAGCTGAGAACCTCAGGATCTATTCGAGTGCTGAGACATATATAGCGATTTCTAGTGGACACCTCTACTGGCTCTATATGCTAGCCCTCTCATCTTTTGACACTATAACGCTGATCTTATCTGTAAAAATAATGAGAGCCAGGGAGGGGAGAGCTATAGTCCTAGCTCCCCTAGTTCTAGAGGATCTCATGGGGATATCGGGAAACATCATGGCCTCAGCCTCTCTTATACTATCAAATATAGCTGTAGATCTAGCGCTCTCCAGCGTAATAGCCTTCATAACCCTCGCTGGATCTATACATATAGGCTATAGAAGCATAGAGGCATTGCTAGGCCATTCAGCCCCAAAGGAGGTGATCGCGAGGATTGTAAAGATATCCCTCTCAATACCAGGGGTTGTTGATGTAAATGATGTTAAGACAATGCTCATAGATCCTGATAGATATCTCGCAATAGTACAGATAGAGGTTAAAGAGGATATGACGATAAAAGAGGTTGAGGAGATTAAAGAAGAGATAGTAGATTCTATAAAAAAGAATCTACCGGAGATCCGCTATCTAATCCTAGACATAGTAAAGCCTAAGGAGCCTGCTAAAAGCTATGTAAGTCTCCTGAGGGAGATAAAAGAGATTTGA
- the purB gene encoding adenylosuccinate lyase, giving the protein MHICPLEWRYGSSDMRNIFAISNIVRTYIEVEIALMAGLARAGIAPTHCVEALRKCSDGLEPGEIYRLEEAIGHDIASLAYILGERCGECGRYVHLGATSYDIVDTSWAILIGRALEIVKSKLRRILEAISKLAIEHRDTIMVGRTHGQHALPITLGFKLANYVFELSRSYERICQAGERIIRSKFSGAVGTMAAWGDKGFEVEKGASEYLGIEPHVISTQVAPRDGFAELISILAILASQLDRFALEVRELSRTEIGELYESEERVGSSTMPHKRNPTVSERISGLAKILRSLVIASLENIPLMHERDLTNSSSERILIPHAFLIIDQMLEDTLRLLKILRIDVKKMMENIGLTRGAIMSESIMVKLVEKGIPRHIAHKMLLEVTRDLGDRSLTEALTANPNISQYLSKEEIEEALDPRRYLGKYGELIERAIKYMEKTVEKCR; this is encoded by the coding sequence ATGCATATATGCCCCCTTGAGTGGAGATACGGATCAAGTGATATGAGGAATATATTTGCTATCTCGAACATTGTGAGAACATATATAGAAGTTGAGATAGCCCTCATGGCGGGGCTTGCAAGGGCTGGGATAGCCCCGACACACTGTGTGGAAGCCCTTAGAAAGTGCTCCGATGGCCTCGAACCTGGTGAGATCTATAGGCTTGAGGAGGCGATCGGCCATGATATAGCGTCTCTAGCATATATCCTTGGAGAGAGATGTGGTGAATGTGGAAGATATGTTCATCTAGGTGCTACAAGCTATGATATAGTGGATACCTCATGGGCTATCCTGATTGGGAGAGCCTTGGAAATTGTTAAGAGCAAGTTGAGAAGAATCCTCGAGGCTATATCCAAGCTAGCTATAGAGCATAGAGACACGATAATGGTTGGTAGAACACATGGACAGCACGCTCTACCAATAACCCTGGGCTTCAAGCTAGCAAACTATGTCTTTGAGCTTAGCAGGAGCTATGAGAGGATATGCCAGGCTGGGGAGAGGATCATAAGATCTAAATTCTCTGGAGCCGTTGGCACAATGGCTGCCTGGGGCGATAAGGGTTTCGAGGTTGAGAAAGGGGCCTCAGAATATCTGGGAATAGAGCCACATGTAATATCAACCCAGGTAGCCCCTAGAGACGGTTTTGCAGAGCTTATATCCATACTAGCTATTCTCGCGAGTCAGCTAGACAGATTTGCCCTCGAGGTGAGGGAGCTCTCTAGAACAGAGATCGGAGAGCTATATGAGTCTGAAGAAAGGGTTGGAAGCAGCACTATGCCCCACAAGAGGAACCCTACAGTCTCTGAGAGGATCTCTGGGCTAGCCAAGATCCTAAGATCCCTTGTAATAGCATCTTTGGAGAACATACCCCTCATGCACGAGAGGGATTTAACAAATAGTAGTAGCGAAAGGATCTTAATACCACATGCATTCCTAATAATAGATCAGATGCTAGAAGACACACTAAGACTACTTAAAATACTAAGGATCGATGTTAAAAAGATGATGGAAAACATAGGACTTACTAGAGGCGCCATAATGTCTGAATCTATAATGGTTAAGCTCGTAGAAAAGGGCATACCAAGACATATAGCACATAAAATGCTCTTAGAAGTAACTAGAGATCTAGGCGATAGATCTTTAACAGAGGCTTTAACAGCTAATCCTAACATATCTCAATATCTTTCAAAGGAGGAGATCGAGGAAGCCCTAGATCCGAGGAGATATCTAGGGAAATATGGAGAACTGATCGAAAGAGCCATCAAATATATGGAAAAAACTGTTGAGAAATGTAGATAG
- a CDS encoding NAD(+)/NADH kinase, with product MGFDVVKGTGHEVYAEVVRCVTTRVWSTTAFDTRRCASQIASMGVKLLVFVSGDRTVHDILDNVDRRIPVPAVPAGVKVYSSVFAINPRVAARIVERFLEGLAPLVKREVLDVDKDEFRRGRLRKSSTATY from the coding sequence ATGGGGTTTGATGTTGTTAAGGGCACGGGCCACGAGGTATATGCTGAGGTGGTTAGGTGCGTCACTACTCGTGTCTGGTCTACTACAGCCTTCGATACTAGGAGGTGTGCTAGCCAGATAGCTAGTATGGGTGTTAAGCTACTAGTATTCGTTAGCGGTGATAGAACTGTACATGATATACTCGATAATGTAGACAGGAGGATCCCTGTTCCAGCTGTACCAGCTGGTGTTAAGGTTTACAGCTCAGTCTTCGCCATAAACCCCAGAGTTGCAGCTAGGATAGTGGAGAGATTCCTTGAGGGGCTAGCACCCCTAGTTAAGAGGGAGGTTCTAGATGTTGATAAGGATGAATTTAGAAGGGGAAGGCTTAGGAAAAGCTCCACGGCTACCTACTAG